From Salvia splendens isolate huo1 chromosome 3, SspV2, whole genome shotgun sequence, a single genomic window includes:
- the LOC121794385 gene encoding glutaredoxin-C5, chloroplastic-like isoform X2: MALMAAAPWNRGALEQISISPPSISTGIASIFTNHAFCGAHGVPLFTRNGPRKKSLVVVRAMSATFGARMEESVRKTVTENPVVVYSKTWYSSEVKSLFKRLGVEPLVIELDQLGPQGPQLQKTLLRLTGQHTVPNIFIGGKHIGGCTDTIKIHRKGELQPLLLEAGAMKLKS; this comes from the exons ATGGCGTTAATGGCTGCTGCCCCATGGAATAGAGGGGCGTTGGAACAAATTTCGATTTCCCCTCCTTCAATTTCTACTGGAATCGCTTCTATCTTTACCAATCATGCATTTTGTGGTGCCCACGGCGTCCCCTTATTTACCAGAAACGGCCCGAGAAAGAAGAGCCTCGTCGTGGTTCGGGCCATGTCCGCTACATTTGGGGCCCGCATGGAGGAAAGCGTCAGGAAGACTGTTACTGAAAACCCTGTTGTTGTCTATTCCAAAACTTG GTACTCTTCTGAGGTGAAATCTTTGTTTAAGAGGCTTGGTGTGGAGCCGCTTGTGATCGAGTTGGATCAATTAG GTCCCCAGGGACCACAACTGCAGAAGACTCTGCTAAGGCTGACTGGACAACACACTGTTCCTAATATATTCATAG GGGGCAAACATATCGGTGGTTGTACAG ATACCATCAAGATTCACAGAAAAGGGGAGCTCCAGCCTTTGCTATTAGAAGCTGGTGCGATGAAGTTGAAGAGTTAG
- the LOC121794385 gene encoding glutaredoxin-C5, chloroplastic-like isoform X1: MALMAAAPWNRGALEQISISPPSISTGIASIFTNHAFCGAHGVPLFTRNGPRKKSLVVVRAMSATFGARMEESVRKTVTENPVVVYSKTWCSYSSEVKSLFKRLGVEPLVIELDQLGPQGPQLQKTLLRLTGQHTVPNIFIGGKHIGGCTDTIKIHRKGELQPLLLEAGAMKLKS, encoded by the exons ATGGCGTTAATGGCTGCTGCCCCATGGAATAGAGGGGCGTTGGAACAAATTTCGATTTCCCCTCCTTCAATTTCTACTGGAATCGCTTCTATCTTTACCAATCATGCATTTTGTGGTGCCCACGGCGTCCCCTTATTTACCAGAAACGGCCCGAGAAAGAAGAGCCTCGTCGTGGTTCGGGCCATGTCCGCTACATTTGGGGCCCGCATGGAGGAAAGCGTCAGGAAGACTGTTACTGAAAACCCTGTTGTTGTCTATTCCAAAACTTGGTGCTC GTACTCTTCTGAGGTGAAATCTTTGTTTAAGAGGCTTGGTGTGGAGCCGCTTGTGATCGAGTTGGATCAATTAG GTCCCCAGGGACCACAACTGCAGAAGACTCTGCTAAGGCTGACTGGACAACACACTGTTCCTAATATATTCATAG GGGGCAAACATATCGGTGGTTGTACAG ATACCATCAAGATTCACAGAAAAGGGGAGCTCCAGCCTTTGCTATTAGAAGCTGGTGCGATGAAGTTGAAGAGTTAG
- the LOC121794384 gene encoding probable indole-3-pyruvate monooxygenase YUCCA9 translates to MFNFSDSSNTLSRRCVWVNGPVIVGAGPSGLAVAAGLKKQGVPFVIVERSDCIASLWQKHTYDRLKLHLPKQFCQLPDFPFPDHYPRYPNKRQFVEYMESYASHFDIKPHFNESVETAKYDEACRLWRVRTAGIGGEVEYICQWLVVATGENAERVIPDIPRLDEFGGEVIHACDYKSGDKFKGQRVLVVGCGNSGMEVSLDLCDHHAKPAMAVRNAVHVLLREIMGKSTFELAMLLMRWLPLWIVDKAVLFLAWMVLGNMEKYGLKRPSTGPLELKNKYGKTPVLDVGALEKIRSREIEVVPGITSFSKAGVELVTGEKKMIDSVILATGYRSNVPYWLQESEMFGKNGFPKNPFPNGWKGEGGIYAVGFTRRGLAGASADAVRVSQDIAKIWKDDLKHKKQKVPTHRRCISTF, encoded by the exons ATGTTTAACTTCTCAGATAGTAGTAACACACTCTCCCGGCGGTGCGTGTGGGTGAATGGCCCAGTAATAGTAGGGGCCGGCCCTTCAGGCCTGGCCGTGGCGGCCGGCCTCAAAAAGCAAGGCGTACCGTTCGTGATCGTGGAACGGTCCGACTGCATTGCTTCCCTATGGCAAAAGCACACCTACGACCGCCTCAAGCTCCACCTCCCCAAGCAGTTCTGCCAGCTCCCGGACTTCCCCTTCCCCGACCACTACCCCCGCTACCCAAACAAGCGGCAATTCGTCGAATACATGGAGTCCTACGCCAGCCACTTCGACATCAAGCCGCACTTCAACGAGTCAGTCGAGACCGCCAAGTACGACGAAGCCTGCCGCCTCTGGCGCGTCAGAACCGCCGGAATCGGCGGCGAGGTCGAGTACATCTGCCAGTGGCTCGTCGTGGCCACCGGCGAGAACGCCGAGCGCGTCATCCCCGACATCCCGCGGCTTGACGAGTTCGGCGGCGAGGTCATCCACGCCTGCGATTACAAATCCGGCGACAAATTCAAGGGCCAGAGAGTCCTCGTCGTCGGCTGTGGAAACTCCGGCATGGAAGTATCCCTCGATCTCTGCGATCACCACGCCAAGCCAGCTATGGCCGTTCGTAACGCG GTTCATGTTCTTCTGAGAGAAATAATGGGAAAATCAACGTTCGAGCTAGCGATGCTGCTGATGAGATGGCTGCCGTTGTGGATTGTGGATAAGGCGGTGCTGTTTCTGGCGTGGATGGTGCTCGGAAACATGGAGAAGTACGGGCTGAAACGGCCCTCGACAGGGCCGTTGGAGCTGAAAAACAAGTACGGGAAGACTCCGGTCCTCGACGTGGGGGCGTTAGAGAAGATCAGATCCCGGGAAATCGAAGTGGTCCCCGGGATCACGAGCTTCTCTAAGGCCGGAGTCGAGCTCGTTACCGGAGAGAAAAAGATGATCGACTCTGTAATCCTAGCCACTGGTTACCGCAGCAATGTGCCTTATTGGCTACAG GAGAGTGAGATGTTTGGGAAAAATGGATTTCCTAAGAATCCATTTCCAAATGGTTGGAAGGGTGAAGGTGGGATTTATGCAGTTGGATTCACAAGGAGAGGGCTGGCTGGGGCATCTGCTGATGCAGTCAGAGTTTCACAAGATATTGCCAAAATTTGGAAGGATGATTTGAAGCACAAAAAGCAAAAGGTTCCTACTCACAGAAGATGCATTTCGACATTTTGA